TCATCCACCGGCTCGTCGCCGCGGAGCTCGCCAAGAACTCGTTCGCCGTCGGCCTCAACGCTTACCTCATCTCTGACTACATGAAGCAACTCCATGGCCGGGAGCAAGATCGTCAAGGAGAAGACAGCGCGCAAGACGGCGTGCCGCCTTACCTGGTGATGGGCGAGGAGAAGCTGCACATCGAGGCCAGGCCGCATGGGTACCAAATTGGTCGGACGTCTCAGGCGCCGTCGTTGTCCGCCGATGCCGGGCACGTGGTCACCATGGACCGGATATGGCGGCTTTCTTCCGCCGGAGACTCGCTCCTCgcgtcttatccgcacaccaaggATCTTTGCCTGTCCTTCTCCCTGTTCAAGCTGCAGCTCCGGCGGTTTCTCGGGTGCCCACTCGCGGAGGTGGGATCTCGCCGTGCACTGGCATTCGTCCACGATGGCCTCCTCGCCGGCAGCCCCGAGAGAGCATTTGGTGTGATCGAGACCGAGCTGGCCTTCCTCGGCGACCTCCTCTACTCAAAGCTCACCTCCTTCTACGCGAGCGGGTGGTGGTTcccggtgctcaactccatcctcGTGCTCGCCACGTGGGTCAGCTGCCTCGCGGCCGGCGGCGCCATCGTGCACGACATGACCAACCAAGGCACGGCGCTCGCCGTGGACTACAAGATGCTCAGGGACTACCTGCAACGCCACGACACCGTGTTTCACGCCATCGTCGGCCTGGACGTGCTCGTCACCGTGTCcttcatcgtcgccatcgttTTCACGGAAGGGTGGGAGGTCGCCAACTACGTCCGCTCCGACTGGATCAAGGTAGCCACCATCTGCGAGTACGCGCGCCGCCCGTCGTGGCGCAAGTCGCGGTGGACGCGCGGCAAGCTCGGCCGCGTCCTCCGCTTCAAGGCCGTCCAGCGCTGGGACGACCGGTTCGGTCAGACGTCCGTCCTGCAGACACGGGTGTGCTACTGCGGTTGCGTGTCCCGGCAGGTCGACCGGATCTCCAAGACGTCAGTGGCCGTGCCGGCGTCGGTCAAGGCGGCCATCGTGAAGACGCTGAGGACGAACCGCGGAGCGCTCGGAAACGGCGTGCTGTCGTTGCAACGTAGCGGCGTTGCCGATAAGTTTACCTGGGCTTGCCGCGTCGGCGCCGGCGGCAGTGGTGAAAGAAGCATCTCCGAGCAGATCCTTATGTGGCATGTCGCCACAGGGCTGCTCGAGATCAAGCGCTCGGAGGCCCATGACAGCGGCAACGACGTCGAGGATGGCGGAGACTGCGACGACGACACGGTGGTCGTGGCGACACACCTGTCACGGTACTGCGCGTACCTGGTGGCGCTGAAGCCACAGCTCCTGCCGGACCACCCGGCGTGGACGGAGGAGCTCTACGAGGGCGTCGTGGAGGAGGTGGCGAGG
This genomic stretch from Hordeum vulgare subsp. vulgare chromosome 6H, MorexV3_pseudomolecules_assembly, whole genome shotgun sequence harbors:
- the LOC123404621 gene encoding uncharacterized protein LOC123404621, whose amino-acid sequence is MGTSLLNLLLMEVAAIVSIVLLSLLVVLSSYRRRAGHPALRLFVWAASTLFLPLVSYAVSAAAKWDAARVPLLLAWTVFLQILRNTVDTARSCSLTIDSNASGGSKLRPSVEQLARMGWVAFLIISSGGEAGSPQLTGVLLWLWVLSLVKLIHRLVAAELAKNSFAVGLNAYLISDYMKQLHGREQDRQGEDSAQDGVPPYLVMGEEKLHIEARPHGYQIGRTSQAPSLSADAGHVVTMDRIWRLSSAGDSLLASYPHTKDLCLSFSLFKLQLRRFLGCPLAEVGSRRALAFVHDGLLAGSPERAFGVIETELAFLGDLLYSKLTSFYASGWWFPVLNSILVLATWVSCLAAGGAIVHDMTNQGTALAVDYKMLRDYLQRHDTVFHAIVGLDVLVTVSFIVAIVFTEGWEVANYVRSDWIKVATICEYARRPSWRKSRWTRGKLGRVLRFKAVQRWDDRFGQTSVLQTRVCYCGCVSRQVDRISKTSVAVPASVKAAIVKTLRTNRGALGNGVLSLQRSGVADKFTWACRVGAGGSGERSISEQILMWHVATGLLEIKRSEAHDSGNDVEDGGDCDDDTVVVATHLSRYCAYLVALKPQLLPDHPAWTEELYEGVVEEVARVLARCAGPLVRYERAATCLGGSMNETLRKASKLARQLAEEVADDEAVWRILAEFWAELIVFLAPSENVTAHAKSLRRGGEFITLLWALLGHAGIVCRPENDVEQSR